TATCAAGTAATTGATTTTCCTCACTGGGCTGTTTGTCTAGGAAATCCTGAAATTTCTTGCGCTCGTATTCCACCGACTGCTGTAAGAGGTGAGGTCGCAGGCTGCTCACAGCAAAGTTGGCCATGTCGATCTTCATTTTGTCCAGCACTGCAAATATAGACCTGCAAATAAACATGATGTTATTGGGAGTTGAAGTCATGTGACCTTCACCTTGATCTGTTTAAGTGACTTACTTAAAAAGGGGCACAATGTCAGTGATTTTGCGCAGCTGTTTGATATCGTCATCACGGCAGGGTGCGCAAAAGGTGCCCATCATGTCAATTATGAACTGGGCTACTTTACTGATGTCTAGAGCTCTGTTCTCAGCCTCCTGCTGAATCAATGAGAGGTCTAGAGCCTCTTCAATTTGCCCTCTCAGTCGGCTCTGTCCTGGCAACAGAAAAGACAGCAGGGTCTGGAAAAACAGGGGGACATGGAACCAAtgaacacattcagacatttttagtTTGCTTAATGTGAACAAATATGTTAAGAAAGTATGAACataaatatgtgaatatatttattcaagatacaaataaaatattaatttatttatttcttccaaaataataacagacgcagagatttactttaaacttctccaagctgattactcactaaaaactcccagaTTGGGTTTTCATGCCattcttattttgatgtaacaaagtggttatatctaaacGTGTGAGTTagttacttactttttaaattagtctttccATTAACGCCAATACATTGTTAATTCAGACGTGGAATGCGCACAAACACAAAAGccgggatttatcacatgaaccaatcacagccgatcgTAACCAGTTATATGCAATCATATCACGATGGAGGCATCACTTCCTCTCACGTGACTTCctccccattcattctcaattaccccccaccaaacccaCTACACGCTTTGCACTGAGTCTGCACTGAGTCTGTCAAAACTCAGTGGGTTcccactgtaactttaccttctggtgtcgctgttggacaatgtttcttcagaaaaatgattgatttatacactttttaatgttatattttgtaatatttgcattgttttatttttgaggaggcactgccttCCTTGCCTCCTTGGAGAAAATGCCCctgattatataatttatatagaaAATTGTAATGtacaagtttttgaacagtaagatttctgcatttatttgatccgaagcacagcaaaaacagtaaaattttaaatatttaaaataactaattttatttgaatatattttaaaatgtaatttattcctgtgatttcaaagctgatttttttagcatcattactccagtcacatgatccttcagaaatcattgtaatattcttttttttttttttttttaagttatatttacggGCTTTTTACACCTTTATTATGAGAGGACAGTGGAGATCTGACAGGAAAGTACCGGGAGGAGAGAGAGGAACAGGATTGGCAAAGAACCTCAATGCGGGATTCGAACTCTGGTCTCTATGAGTGcggttgcgctatatgtcactgcactaaccacaaggctatggGTGCTGACCTAATAATCTGTTTTGctgcacaaaaaacatttattattactattatgttgaaaacagctgagtagaatgtatttcaggtttctttggtgattagaaagttcagaagaacagcatttatctgaaatagaaatcttttgcaacattataaatgtctttatcatcacttttgatcaatttaaatcatccttgctaaataaaagtattaatttctataatttcttttccaaatattatactgactccaagattttgaatggtatagtgtgtaattttacaaacgctttttatttcagataaatgctgatctttggatctttctattcatcaaagaatcctgaaaaaaaaaatgttttaaatattgatcatgattatactaataataagaaaagtttcttgaacagcaaatcagtaaattagaatgatatctgaaggatcatgtgacactaaagactggagtactaaaaatttagatttgatcacaagaataaattacattttacaatatattcaaatagaaagcggttattttaaataataaaaatatttcacaatattactgcttttgctgtattttggatcagataaatccaggcttggtgagcagaagagccttctttaaaaaacattacaaatcttaccaTTCAAAAACTCTGGACTGGTAGtgtcattttttacaaattcatttaaaatacaaaatcatAATTCGATAACGAGTAGGATTCTTTAGTTTACCTCTTTAATTTCACCAACCAGTGTGACAGCATGGCCGTACGATGGTGGATCCTCATTCAGCTGTGACTCAAGGCAATCCCAGAATGCTTTGTGCATTATTTCTTTGACTCGTTTCTCCAAGCTGAAGGTTATGTTAAAACATTACTCAATCATTCTCAAATCAatccatttaaaatgtagaGAGAAAAAAGGGCAATATGTAACCACAATATGTATCCCTTCAGAATCAATGCATTGTGATACAGTATAATTAATTGACATGCTTAGCCCATTGAGAACATTATTACAGTCTTTATAGCCTCTATTACCTTCCTTCTTCTGGCTCATAAGGCTTGACTTGAAAAGCACTGTTCATCACTATCTCATGAGCCAGTGCCATATTAGTGAATCCTTTGGCTGTCTCCATTAGCTCTTCCACTGACACAAACCTGGGTGGACTGGCTGTGAGTGTTTGAATGCAATGTTAACACTGTTAAAGTTCAATTAGGAACATATTTCATAAGTAAAATAATTCATTCACTCTCCTTACACTGGGGGGTGAGTCTGTGAGGACTAGGAGTATTTCTTCTGATCCTCTTCCGGATCATCTCTTCTGATGTTTCCACTGTGTCTTCTATCCCATCCTTGTCAATCTTGTTCTGATCCTCCTTGGAGGACTCATTAGATTCCTTGGGCATCTTCTGCTGTAAACAAAGAAGCTGAGaaattaaactaatatttaaGACCACAGCATCAACTGCTCTATCCAATTCCACACTAAAATGCCAACAATGAAATGTTCTGTGTGACAGCGAGCTGAGTGttaagttgt
The sequence above is drawn from the Labeo rohita strain BAU-BD-2019 chromosome 25, IGBB_LRoh.1.0, whole genome shotgun sequence genome and encodes:
- the tcp11l1 gene encoding T-complex protein 11-like protein 1 — encoded protein: MPKESNESSKEDQNKIDKDGIEDTVETSEEMIRKRIRRNTPSPHRLTPQSSPPRFVSVEELMETAKGFTNMALAHEIVMNSAFQVKPYEPEEGSLEKRVKEIMHKAFWDCLESQLNEDPPSYGHAVTLVGEIKETLLSFLLPGQSRLRGQIEEALDLSLIQQEAENRALDISKVAQFIIDMMGTFCAPCRDDDIKQLRKITDIVPLFKSIFAVLDKMKIDMANFAVSSLRPHLLQQSVEYERKKFQDFLDKQPNALDFTKKWLQDTADYVTGGGTEGGATCTPISAQLPLTIHNHAYLRLLKWDHDTESFPETLLMDQGRFLEMQQELEQLALVASVLLIVYNSAGAAISGLPGLMERLKKTIKILLAEMHTPSFKADETFAAVAEKLCVELRGCLSQHGFSPFSSDRENTLKGQIVAAKSADNPIRKVIDSRIQTYLLGFLESSAHWSAPALPGGLIPISKELEEIAVKLGRLVTFNKLVYSPFYHKILQDILKQGESLDV